In the Plasmodium gaboni strain SY75 chromosome Unknown, whole genome shotgun sequence genome, AAGAACtgaataataatgaatatgGGATTCTTCATTCAGCTTATAAAAGAATTGTTGAATATGCTCAAAGGAAATTAGAAGATATATTTCATGCAACTGgagaaaatataaaaaaaaaagaggaAGAGGAAGAAGAAAAGGAGGATAAAAGTAAGGATATGTTAAAAAGTGAAAGGATGGTGctatatcaaaataatgatgGTGAACAGTTAGAGAATTTAATTGATCCCATAAAAAATCtggaagaaaaaaataatttggagaattattatgataataaatatgataatattaaatttgAAGTAggaaataaatataatcatttaaaatatatgaacaCAACAAATTCtgataatgataaaagttttaataattattatttttcagttaataaattttttgttGGAGATAATATAGAACAAGATGAAAATGCTTTCTTAAATAAATCAATTATAGGGAATAAAGATATGGAAATATccaaaaaatattttgaaaaaaataaatttattgATACTTATTCTTCGTATGAATGTGGAGAGAAGATAAAGGAAATGAAATGGATTTGTACAGATAACCAAATTAAAAGTAATAATTTATGTGCCCCAATAAGACGAATACAATTATGTATTGcgaatattatattatttagTGAATATAAGGgtaaagatatatataagaataatacTATAAATAATAAGTTTAAAGAAGACATTTTGAAAGCTGTAAAATTGGAATCAAATTTGTTAGTAcaaaaacataataatgaatataat is a window encoding:
- a CDS encoding erythrocyte binding like protein 1, yielding MNVTQNIKLLFLLFFLHCVSSKDQTTVKVKSYYKENESLHTHKKKSEELNNNEYGILHSAYKRIVEYAQRKLEDIFHATGENIKKKEEEEEEKEDKSKDMLKSERMVLYQNNDGEQLENLIDPIKNLEEKNNLENYYDNKYDNIKFEVGNKYNHLKYMNTTNSDNDKSFNNYYFSVNKFFVGDNIEQDENAFLNKSIIGNKDMEISKKYFEKNKFIDTYSSYECGEKIKEMKWICTDNQIKSNNLCAPIRRIQLCIANIILFSEYKGKDIYKNNTINNKFKEDILKAVKLESNLLVQKHNNEYNSKLCDDIRWSFLDYGDIIIGRDLIYKNNTDYIKEQFKKIFYNENNNVLNDEENIKLRKEWWEKYKEDIWEEMTKEHNDKFIEKCIYFAKDELQIVRWIEEWSKQFIDEKDYMLFNLRNTYNEMNIIHENDCKQYNKWMENRKKEWTFLSKEFNKIFPDKNVQIYISNIFKDYTE